TCGGCTCGAGCGCGGCGAAGGTGTGGTCCTGCCAGATCCGCCGGGATACTTCCTCCGGGTACGTGGTGACAACCGGTCGTGTGCCGAAGAGCTGCACGAGTCGCCTTGCCGGGTCGTACACGGGCCAGCCGGGATCGCCGTGGGTGGCAAACGCCGTCCACGCGGCGCGCATCCGGGTGGACAGCGCCTCCGCTTCGGCCAAGAGGTCGTCACCGATCAGCATCGCGGGCTGGCCGCGGTCCGGATTGCCGAACACCAATGGCACGTCGAGGCCGTGGCAGGCGCCGAGAACGCCGTTCCAGGTCAGCTCGTAGACGTGGGCCCGGCCGCCGCCCGCGGTCTGCGCCTGGGCGAGGTGGAGTGAAGGCATCCGGAACAGCCAATCCGAGTTGACCAGTTCGTACAGCTCTTCCTCGCTCGCGCCGGGGAAGCCTTCGCGGTAGCGGCGTGCACCGTCCGGGCCGGGCGCCAGGACTTCCAGCGCCGTCCGCGCAGTCGTTGCCATGCCTTCGATCGCGGTGAACAGGCGTTGCTCGTCGCGGACATGGCCGGCGATCAGGCGGATGTCCCGGCCGGCTCCGTCGGCCAGTGCCTGCCACGGGGTGAGGGGCAGAACCTCACCGTCGACCACCGGCGCGAACGGGATCTTCCGGTGCGCGGCCTGGCCCCAGCTTCCCGTCCACTGACCGATTTTCGCGGTGACCACGTCAGCGGCGGCGGACAGTACTGGCGGGTCCACAGTGGACAAGTCGGTCACCGTGGGCCGCAGCCCCAGCTCGGCCGCGCACGCGGTGGCGATGTCGGCGGCGAGCGCCGGGGTGAAGAACGTTCCGGGCACACTCTGCGCGACGGCCCGGTGGAAGAGCCCGGACGCACCCGGCATCGCGAGCAGCGCGGCGACCGATCCGCCACCCGCCGACTGGCCGAAGACGGTGACCCGGCCGGGATCGCCGCCGAAGGCCCGGATGTTGTCACGCACCCATACCAGCGCGGCGACCTGGTCGAGCAGTCCCCGATTGGCGGGCGCGCCGTCGAGCTGCGCGAACCCCTCGACACCCACGCGGTAGTTGAACGTCACCAGCACGACGCCTTCGCGTGCGAGGCGGCCGCCGTCGTACTCGGGCAGACTGGACATCCCGATCGCGTAAGCGCCGCCCTGGATCCACACCATGACCGGCAAACCCGCGCCCTGGCTGGGTTCCGGAGAGAAGACGTTGATCGTCAGCCAGTCGTCGGGTGCGTCCTCGGCCAGCGCGTCCATGCCGAACGCGGCGGCCTGCGGAGGCGGCGGACCGTACGATACGGCTTCACGCACCCCATCCCAGGCCCGCACCGGCCGCGGCGCGGCGAACCGCAACGCGCCAACCGGCGGCTCGGCGAACGGGACGCCGCGGAACACCGCGACGCCCTCCTCCCAGGCGCCGCGCAATTTCCCGTCCGCCGCACGAATCTCGGGCCGCTTCCGCACAACCGCGCATCCTCCGCGCCCCACCACGACGCGGGCCACCCATTTACCACTGCGCCGAAGACACCGGCGGCACAGCCTCGGCGGTGGTTTTGAGGTCGTGGAGCCAAGTTTCCAGGCCCATGTCGGAGTTGGGGTCGGCTTGCGCGCCGCGGTGGGTTTCTTCGGTGCGGACGAGGACACCGCCGCGGACCTTGACGAAGTTCCACACGTGCACCCCGTCGATGTGGTAGCCGGGGCCGTCGGCGGGGCCGGTCCAGCGGACGCATTTGCCGTGCCGGCGTTGCCCGACGGTGGAGGTGATGACCACCTTGGCGGGCGGCACCTCGATGTTCGCCTGGAACCGGGAACCCCGGCGCAGCGGACCGTGGTCGAGCCGCTCCACGGTCATCGGCGCGGCGGGTTTCTGCCACGAGGTCCAGCCTTCGACATCGGTGTGCAGACCCCACACGGTGCGCAGTGGCGCCTGAATGAAGATCTCGGCCCGATGCCGCGCCTCGGCGGCCGGGTCGACGCCTCTGCCCTGGCAGGTCAGCGACGCCGGTCCGCGCCCGGCCGCGGCCTGCGCGGGCATCGCGGTGGCGCCGAGCAGGGCCAGCGGAACCGCGACCAGGGCCGCGATCCGACGACGGGGACTCTGCGAGCGGGTAGCGAACATGATCCTTCTCCCCAGGGCAAGTTATAGCAAATCGCTATAGTTAGAAGCTATAACTATGCCTAGTGGGTGTCAAGCCGGACCGGACCTCGAACACGACTTCTTCGAGTGGCACCGTCCGCTGGTCGATGGGGCTCCGCCGCGGGTTGCCGGGGTGCGGACGGGCTCGGGCACCGAACAGGCGGACCTGGTGGTCGACGCGTCCGGCCGTCGCTCGGAGTCGGCCGCGTGCGCAACGGCTCA
The genomic region above belongs to Amycolatopsis sp. YIM 10 and contains:
- a CDS encoding carboxylesterase/lipase family protein; this encodes MRKRPEIRAADGKLRGAWEEGVAVFRGVPFAEPPVGALRFAAPRPVRAWDGVREAVSYGPPPPQAAAFGMDALAEDAPDDWLTINVFSPEPSQGAGLPVMVWIQGGAYAIGMSSLPEYDGGRLAREGVVLVTFNYRVGVEGFAQLDGAPANRGLLDQVAALVWVRDNIRAFGGDPGRVTVFGQSAGGGSVAALLAMPGASGLFHRAVAQSVPGTFFTPALAADIATACAAELGLRPTVTDLSTVDPPVLSAAADVVTAKIGQWTGSWGQAAHRKIPFAPVVDGEVLPLTPWQALADGAGRDIRLIAGHVRDEQRLFTAIEGMATTARTALEVLAPGPDGARRYREGFPGASEEELYELVNSDWLFRMPSLHLAQAQTAGGGRAHVYELTWNGVLGACHGLDVPLVFGNPDRGQPAMLIGDDLLAEAEALSTRMRAAWTAFATHGDPGWPVYDPARRLVQLFGTRPVVTTYPEEVSRRIWQDHTFAALEPTATPS
- a CDS encoding SRPBCC family protein, producing the protein MFATRSQSPRRRIAALVAVPLALLGATAMPAQAAAGRGPASLTCQGRGVDPAAEARHRAEIFIQAPLRTVWGLHTDVEGWTSWQKPAAPMTVERLDHGPLRRGSRFQANIEVPPAKVVITSTVGQRRHGKCVRWTGPADGPGYHIDGVHVWNFVKVRGGVLVRTEETHRGAQADPNSDMGLETWLHDLKTTAEAVPPVSSAQW